From Taeniopygia guttata chromosome 21, bTaeGut7.mat, whole genome shotgun sequence, one genomic window encodes:
- the TNFRSF18 gene encoding tumor necrosis factor receptor superfamily member 18 codes for MSRPWLLALLALLAGHWAPPGAAGSCQDRELRPVWGGGTKCCPRCTWKGRNPAPCVAAQDHDCKCPPGHSCADEPCQFCRALPHCPPGREPARIGSVNFQFECKPCENGTYSSSRGSWCRNWTDCESSGLVTLRVGNSSHDSECSVPGTAPQPAGPGPEPRSSPVLAALVAAAVFALLLLTLLLHFCIWSLHGSGKRPPADADPGPTFQRPQVEESYSIQFPEEEHGDKSQEKLSILSLKIYSELR; via the exons ATGTCCCGGCCGTggctgctggcgctgctggcgctgctggctgggcactgggcaccGCCGGGCGCCGCCGGGAGCTGCCAGGACAGGGAGCTCCGGCCCGTGTGGGGAGGCGGCACCAAGTGCTGCCCCAGATGCACCTGGAAGGGAC GAAACCCGGCGCCCTGCGTGGCGGCGCAGGACCACGACTGCAAATGTCCCCCGGGGCACAGCTGCGCCGACGAGCCCTGCCAGTTCTGCCGGGCACTGCCGCACTGCCCGCCTGGCCGCGAGCCTGCCCGCATCG gatccGTGAATTTCCAGTTTGAGTGCAAACCCTGCGAGAACGGCACCTActccagcagcaggggcagctggTGCCGCAACTGGACTGA CTGTGAGAGCAGCGGCCTCGTCACACTGCGGGTGGGGAACAGCAGCCACGACTCCGAGTGCAGCGTCCCGGGCACGGCCCCACAGCCAG ccgggccggggccggagccgcGCTCCAGCCCGGTGCTGGCGGCGCTGGTGGCCGCGGCCGTGTtcgcgctgctgctgctgacgCTGCTGCTGCACTTCTGCATCTGGAGCCTGCACGGGAGCGGGAAGCGCCCGCCCGCAG ACGCCGATCCCGGCCCCACATTCCAGCGGCCCCAGGTGGAGGAATCCTACAGCATCCAATTCCCGGAGGAGGAGCACGGCGACAAATCCCAGGAAAAGCTTTCCATCCTCTCCCTGAAAATCTACAGCGAGCTCCGATAG